One genomic region from Candidatus Dormiibacterota bacterium encodes:
- a CDS encoding dihydrofolate reductase family protein, which yields MPEVLVDFITSLDGYAAAEGWPGFWGLEGPEYLAWLGEQPEADYTVLMGATTYRVMSGFAAAGEPGTGALAGMSKVVFSTTLREPLAWANTQLVARDPIEAVREMKARGSKSMRTIGSLTLCRSLLKASLVDRFRVVVFPVITGSTGRERIYDGYPDVALDMIKSRTFDGRIQLLEYAPTILAAPPGSAKVNS from the coding sequence GTGCCAGAAGTTCTCGTCGACTTCATCACCTCGCTTGATGGCTACGCGGCTGCCGAGGGCTGGCCCGGCTTTTGGGGGTTGGAAGGCCCCGAGTACCTCGCATGGTTGGGAGAGCAGCCCGAAGCGGACTACACGGTCCTCATGGGCGCAACCACTTACCGCGTCATGTCGGGATTTGCCGCAGCGGGCGAGCCAGGGACCGGGGCCCTGGCGGGCATGTCGAAGGTCGTCTTCTCGACCACCTTGAGGGAACCGCTTGCTTGGGCCAACACGCAGCTCGTGGCTAGAGACCCCATTGAGGCCGTGCGGGAAATGAAGGCCAGGGGCTCCAAGTCGATGCGCACCATAGGCAGCCTCACCCTGTGTCGCTCTCTGCTGAAGGCCAGCCTCGTGGATCGCTTCCGCGTGGTTGTCTTTCCCGTCATCACCGGAAGTACCGGCCGGGAACGGATCTACGACGGCTATCCCGACGTCGCTCTCGACATGATCAAGAGCCGGACGTTCGACGGTCGCATCCAACTACTCGAGTACGCTCCGACGATTCTGGCCGCGCCGCCAGGCAGCGCCAAAGTCAACTCGTGA
- a CDS encoding dihydrofolate reductase family protein has product MSLAVLYMSMSLDGYIAGPNDGPNNPGGDNFRLHDWFTAPDGGLIRPDGPAGELVDEGNATGAVLVGRRLAEQVDHWGGNHHGGVRIFVVSHRPPDPSVAKYPLVTYVTDGIESAMAQAKAAAGDRNVLVHGAYTAQKALEAGVLDELQIHQIPVLYGGGIRQFDVLPSRVQLEIVRVIPTPEATHIRYRVVR; this is encoded by the coding sequence ATGTCACTAGCGGTTCTGTACATGTCGATGTCCCTCGACGGGTACATCGCTGGTCCGAACGACGGACCAAACAACCCAGGTGGCGACAATTTCCGTCTGCACGATTGGTTTACGGCCCCGGACGGTGGATTGATCCGCCCGGACGGGCCCGCCGGGGAGCTGGTCGACGAGGGAAACGCGACCGGTGCCGTGCTGGTGGGGCGGCGTCTCGCGGAACAGGTCGACCACTGGGGCGGCAATCACCACGGTGGCGTTCGGATCTTCGTGGTCAGCCACCGGCCGCCGGATCCTTCAGTCGCCAAATATCCTCTGGTGACCTACGTGACCGACGGCATCGAGAGCGCAATGGCCCAGGCGAAGGCTGCCGCCGGAGACAGGAACGTGCTGGTGCACGGCGCGTACACGGCGCAGAAGGCGCTCGAGGCCGGTGTGCTTGACGAGTTGCAGATTCATCAGATCCCGGTGCTGTACGGAGGTGGCATCCGGCAGTTCGATGTGTTGCCGTCACGTGTCCAATTGGAGATCGTCCGAGTGATCCCCACTCCGGAAGCCACGCACATCCGCTATCGCGTCGTTCGCTGA
- a CDS encoding helix-turn-helix transcriptional regulator: MLILVSLAPGPKHGYGIMEDIRAMTGTSMRAGTLYAALNRLEHQGLIKPVASQDRRKPYRLTATGAATLRDQLTSLSEFASMALSRLGAG; encoded by the coding sequence ATGTTGATCCTTGTCAGTCTGGCCCCTGGCCCGAAGCACGGCTACGGGATCATGGAGGACATCCGGGCTATGACCGGGACGTCTATGCGTGCGGGAACGCTATACGCGGCGCTCAACCGGCTGGAGCATCAGGGCCTCATCAAGCCGGTGGCGTCGCAGGACCGGCGAAAGCCGTACCGCTTGACGGCAACGGGTGCCGCGACGCTGCGCGACCAGCTCACCTCGCTGAGCGAATTCGCATCGATGGCCCTGTCGCGGCTCGGGGCGGGCTGA
- a CDS encoding LLM class flavin-dependent oxidoreductase: MTRPFRFGVVCPLTTDLRAWRDRVRRIADSGYSTLLMPDVPGWQPAPGPTLALAAELAEIRVGTWVYASTVRPAWTTAWEAHSLSVLTEGRFEMGIGTGRPGIEDQLRELGLPVVPQGERLAQVRDTVAALRQLDGPDLHTPVVMAVRGPKGQALAAEVADTVTFVAMPDDPGVEIAQLAHNFRALRDVELALHVPVVGDAVAPFMAPPDTDPVALRAIDSLAILPADPDAATEEIQRRREEIGYSYFVFGAGSADTLAPVVAALAGY, encoded by the coding sequence GTGACCAGGCCGTTCCGATTCGGGGTCGTTTGCCCGCTCACAACTGACCTGCGGGCCTGGCGAGATCGGGTTCGTCGCATCGCAGACAGCGGCTACTCGACGCTGCTGATGCCCGACGTCCCCGGATGGCAACCGGCGCCAGGCCCGACGCTGGCCCTCGCAGCGGAGCTCGCCGAAATACGGGTCGGCACCTGGGTGTACGCCTCGACCGTACGCCCTGCTTGGACCACTGCGTGGGAAGCGCACTCGCTCTCGGTGCTCACCGAGGGTCGCTTCGAGATGGGCATCGGCACCGGACGGCCAGGGATCGAGGACCAGCTCCGCGAACTCGGCCTGCCCGTCGTCCCACAAGGCGAGCGGCTCGCCCAGGTACGTGACACCGTCGCGGCGCTACGACAGCTCGACGGCCCCGACCTGCATACACCGGTGGTGATGGCAGTGCGCGGACCGAAGGGTCAAGCACTTGCTGCCGAGGTGGCGGACACGGTTACCTTCGTCGCGATGCCGGATGACCCTGGCGTCGAGATCGCCCAGCTCGCCCATAACTTCCGCGCTCTCCGGGACGTCGAGCTCGCCCTCCACGTGCCGGTTGTCGGCGACGCGGTCGCGCCGTTCATGGCCCCGCCCGACACCGACCCGGTCGCACTGCGCGCCATAGACTCACTGGCCATACTCCCCGCTGACCCAGACGCGGCAACCGAGGAAATCCAGCGGCGACGGGAGGAGATCGGCTACTCCTACTTCGTCTTCGGCGCCGGCTCTGCCGACACGCTCGCCCCGGTCGTTGCTGCGTTGGCCGGATACTGA